The Sciurus carolinensis chromosome 5, mSciCar1.2, whole genome shotgun sequence genome segment aCCATAAGGTTCTCAATGCATCCTCCTAAAATTTTTCCTATAGGAAAATTGCTGGATGCAGTTATTTAATTAACAAGGCCTTTAGGAAAAAAACCATACAATTACGTTTTCCTTAGTATTACTGAAAGGTCCATTAAAGTAGGGACCTTGTCAGTAATACTGAGTATTAGAGCTCACTGGTAACTGTAAAAATAGGGAAGGTACAGAGGTAAGTTTTGTTAGAATGGTACAGAAGGTAGGCACAAGTCCTAGAACACATGAAGCACACTAAAAGTCCTGCCATTTGGAGAAAAGATCCAACACAATTCACCTCAAATATATGTCAGCTACATATAATTATAACACAGCAAAATGTACCCAAATATGTCTCACTGAAACTGTTGTAAAGAAAGAGTCTAAatttctaataagaaaaatacatatggaaatgATATAGTATGGAAAATAGTCAATGAATTACTTAATGGCCAAATCTGTTCTCAAAGATACTGAAGGTGACACTTAAGGGATacagcaccaaaaccaaaaagcacAAAACATAATTGATGACAAATTAAAAGGGAAACTTAAcatagaaaaaaaacaataaaaataaggagTGAGGTGGGTCTTATGGCATAACTAGAACTGGTCTATAAATGCACTCTGGTTTGTGTGAGATGAAATGCTGTGATTAAAATTAAACGCTATGTCTGCACTGTCAAACTAGTCCTCTGCAGATCAAGTATGGCTCACATTGCCATAGAGCATGACCCTAATGGCttggctggaaaaaaaaaaaaaactaaagtggGAAAAATTCAGTAAAGCATTAATTAATGTGCAACACTTTAAGCAATGTACCTTCCAAAAGAGTTGCAAAATAAACATCTACGAGTCAAATTAGGTGACTTGCAGAAACAACTGTTAAaaagttgaaatgatttttttttcctggcaataaataaaaaagatcagcTACTTATTATGGCTGCACTTTGACTGTAATACAAAGTCTCAGTCATCTGCATGTCAGAAAATTTAAGCAGGAGACTCATACAGTTCAGAAAAGAATAACTTTGGATGAATAAGATATAAAAGGGCAGGGATGTGAAATGCATCCCTATTTCTCCTCTACTGATTTTCATCTGATCCTTCAAAGGACTGACTCTATTACCATGACCCTGATTCTTGAGGCAGCATTAAggtgtaatttctttttttttttctttttttaagaaaataaaatacgtTTATTAAGGCAAAGGCTGAACCAGCCACTCAGAACAGTCCAAGGGGCAGGAAGGGATTGCCCCAAACAACCACCCTAGCTCAAGGCAGCTGGTGATAGGATCCTGTACCTGCCCTGGTCCCATAGGAGCCATGTGTTCAGCTATGTGTAGGCCTGGGTCTCCCTCTCCACGAAGGCCTGGAAGAGGCCACCCAGCTCCTGGTGGGCTGGGGTCTGCTCGCCAGCCAGAAGCCTCCGTGCAGCTTCTAGGCCTTCCTGCTCCAGGTCCTGCTGCTTCTGCCGCAgctgctgcccctgctcctgctgctcACTCTCCATCAGCCCCAGGGCCACCTGGTGTCCACGGCAGAGCATGTGTCGGCGATCTACTTGAGTCTGGAATCGAGGCAGGGTCCGAACAGGATCCTGTGCTCCAAAAGTGGGGTACAGCACCTGGGGGGCCTGACTTGCCCCCATGCCAAAGATGAAAGGTTTGAACACTGACCTGGACGGGTCTGATGTGGCAGTGAGGAAGTGGACACAGGGCTGTGTGGGATCCTGAGGCAGGATGGACACCATGCTGGCTGTTGTTCGGAAGCCTCCAGAATCCATACAAATGCCACTCTCTTTGTTTCTGAGAATGTCCATCATCACCTCTGCTGTGATACTCCCTTGCCATTTCTGTAGCAGCTCCCGCCCAGCCCGGAAGTGTGCCTTGGCAGCCTCCATGCGCACAGGCTGCTGGGTCAGAGAGAAGACCTGAGCAAAGTCAAAGGCGCCCTGCCCACTCCaccagccctgggcctgggcatGGCTCCGAAGCTCCGGATGTTCGGCTGAGATGTCCGTGCCAATGCTCAGCTGGTTGGAGATGTTTCGGGCACCCCCCTGGATCCTCTGTGCAGCCCACAGTCTCCCAGCTGTCTCCAGCACCCATGCCTCAGTCCGGTCAGCCAGCAGGAAAGTGTTGTGGTAGCAGAACGGCATGGGGTCCTCCCGGCAGCTGCCCCCCTGCCCATAGCGCTCCAGCAAGCCTGTGATCACACGCAGGGCCTCCTGGGCAGTGCTGCCCCGTTCTAAAGCCAGCCTGAGCAGGTCCATGCCCAGCAGGGCTTCCCCCTCCCCAACGGGCTCCTTGGTCCACACTGCTTCATTGCCAATGCAGACACCATGCTCATTGGCACCCATCTCAGCCCCCCACAGCCAAGAAGGACGACTCAGAATCACAGCATGTGTCTTCGACACCTGTTCCACCTCAATGTAGGTGCACTGGAGCCGGCTCCCAGGGGTGTGAGTGCCTGCTGGTACAAACACCACCTCCTGCACCTCATCCCGGGGTCTGTCTGAGTTCTTTGCAAAGATCACGGCTGGGATGGCAGAGGCCGGAGGCATGGAGACTAAGCAGTCGCAGGAACGAGGGGTGTCAGTCATTGAGGACGCCATCCAGTACATATATCCCTCACTCCCTCAGCCTCCAACGCCCCCAGGTTGGTCCCCGGAGTCACCTCCTCTGCTTCAGATCAGGTggatcaaaactttttttttttttttttgtggtgctgggaattgaacccagggccttgtgcttacgaggcaagcactttaccaactgagctatctccccagtccaaggTGTAATTTCTGTGTTAAGTATTTAAACAACATGTGTTAAGCTCAAGCAGCTCGGACCATAACTGATGCATGTTTAAAGAGCCAAAGTACCAAGAGTTAGGCCACTGAATACTACTAACCAAGTGCTCCATGGGAGGATGTCTATTGCTGGGAGATGAATGACAATGATAATGACTTCAGGAAGATAAAGAGAGCAAAGGATAAGAATCTATAATTTTGTCCTTGGGCACAAACCAAATCTTGTTCCTTGTCCTTTTAAATCTTTGtcatgtttttcctctttttgccTTTCAGGGTCCTTAGTCTCCTTGCAGATCTGGCCTCATAGTTTCTTTCCCTATAATCTTCTCCTTTACTTAAATTATACTAaagtattaatttaataaaatttttactttatatgatACATACCAACAGAAAGCTAAAGTGAGAATCATTCTAAAGTCAGATATATTATAGATGAAATGGGGGATGAGGGAGGCTAGATGAGGTTAGGAGACTAGGTATTAACTAGAGAATGATCAATACAGATGGCTATATTCTAATGTACTATGTTCTAGGCATTGATTTTGTGTACCagtgaaaatttcaaaatgaagtcTAGCAaatcaatcattttttaaaattaggccAAGTAAAgatattaaaaggaaagaagaaatcaaacagaaGGGAGTCTATTCTGTTTATACCACATCACCTCACAATGAGAGAATGTTTTAACTTCAAATATTTaacttcagaatttaaaaaaaaaagacttttaagtTGAAGAAATTTTGCTTAATGAAAAAAGATCACATTATCtgtatttttcccatttcttagaCTGATGAGATTTCCCCAAATTTATGGATAAGGATTTGGGAATAACTCcttaaaggaaaaagaggaatttaTTCTAATGGCTGATTGAGCTCTGGTAATGGGGAGAGAGGAAATAGACCAGAGTTGGGTAATGGTTACCACTATTGTTCAATTTGGGACACTTCTGAAAGGACAATAGGAAgctaaaaatcattaaaattatgtaCTTTCAGCTATTAccttactgatttttattttattaagatatgtgaaaaataactctattaaaaatactttaaaaatgctttattaaaaAACATGCAAATATATTAAACAGCATTCAAAGGATGACTATGTATTGAGTGTATGAATATTTTAGAGTATATGAATACTAAAAGTAACATAACtctttatacatattcatatattttaatcaaCTTACCTCTGTTTAATACCTGATATATAAATAGCAGTGACAACTGGTATTTAActgaaaaatttcttctttcagtatagcctttatattttttcataaaactgCCCATACTGTGGTATCTTATGGTTAATAAATTTGAACTGCTGATACTTCAACTGAAtcctttcttcaatattttaagattataatgtttatattgaaaatatttttgtttctgaggTGCTGTCTGGTAAGCCTGGAATAAATTCTAAGTGGAGGATATTACCACTGCTAATTTTTCTTACTGAAATGCACAAATATTTAGGTATGAACATTTCCCCACCCCATGGACAATAAAATACCTTCAACTATTTTTACAAACAAATCTCagtgacctttcttttttttttgtaaagtttttactggcatcataattatacatagtagcgGGATTCGTTGTTACAAATTCATAGATGCACACAACATAATTCAGTCAATTTAATTCCCTAGTGCTTACTTTAGTTataattcttttaagaatttcaCCAAGTTTAGACCTGTTTTTTGGAGCTCATTATTGCTGAAAAGAGTtcactgcaaaataataaagcACTGTCAAGTAATATAATCAtggatttataaaataaatgaaaaaacattcaGAATTTTTTATATAACCATGGCAGGAgtatttagatttatttcttgcATGTAGTTCACATTCTTGTAACTGTATGATTTCCACCCGTTTCTCCAGTATCTACTGACACCAAGTggccagcaggggcagcagcatcAAATACTTCTGCAACTACTACCATGAGACTGAATGAAGTTCCTGGGACTCCTTTCTATCTCAGTGCTAAGGTTTCAAACTGTCCCCTTAAAATTTATGTGTTtgaaatttaatctccaaattCGTATGTTGATGGCACTTGaaggtggggtctttgggaggtaaataggaacAGATGAAGTCATGAGGGTAGGCTCCCCAGGATGGGACtagtggttttaaaaaaagagaagacccTGAGCTGGCATGAcagtctcttgccatgtgatgggTGATGGTGGTGCCATCCACCATGATATGATGCTGCAAGAAGGCCTTCATTGGATGCAGACACTCAACCATGGACTTCAAAGactccagaaaaaataaataatgtatattttttatttctacattacTCTAGTCTGAGGTACTGAGTAAcaaaaaatgggctaagacaCGCACTTTAATTGCTATCTTTGACACTCTTCTGGCAAGGATCAGGAAAAGAGAGATTTATCCTGATTGTCTTTAAGATTTAACCACAAGTTAAAGTGAACACTCAAAAGATAGAAGAACTATTTACTAGATGAGAATAAGGCAGAAGCTGTACCTTCAAAATGGTGGTCAACCTAATCTATGACAGTTTATCTTAATGGACTTACTAATAATTCTCtgttaaaaacaacaaatctGAGACAAATGTTAAACCAGTCAGATAACAAGATGAGAGGTATAAACCAGAACTGTTCTAGATAAACTGGAACACACGGTCACTTTATTAATAGGGGATGCTTATTTATTAATAAGGTTATATAACAACTGGCAACATTTATTCACATGTGATAGGCCATTAGTACAGGCCTCCAGCCTAGGAATTAACAATGTAGTGACTACAATTAGGAGTAGAATGAGGCAGGAAGTtattgaagagagagagaaaaaaatcaagattattaTTTATGCTTACATGTTTAGAGGCTTTTCTTtaccttagggaaaaaaattactcTTTAATAAATTACTAGCCAGAGTGTAATTCAGAATTATGGATAATTTCATCTACATACAGGTAACTGAAAATGTCTATAATTAGATTATGCATTTGGATGTATTAGACATCTAAATATGTGATAAACACATTATGTAGAGTAAGTCTGAAGAATGTTTATCATATTATGGTTAAAATCTACTGTTGGCATTAAATTGAACTGCATATAAATAGAGAATATGAATTAGGAGACGTGTTTACCAAGCACCTGTTTATAAACATGAAGTTATTTTTAGTGTTCTTGTTAGAAATCTGCAGGCTGTGATATTGATGTGCATGGATGTGCAGGCAGGTTGTGAATACTACTATTTTTAGTGCCAGTCTAATGTGAAAAAAGATGAATCATTCTTTGTTATTCTAGTAGGAAACAGTACTTGGGATTTACTGCAGCACATTAGGTTAACCACGTTTCAATAACTAAACACCCACACGTTGA includes the following:
- the LOC124984501 gene encoding secernin-2-like isoform X2 → MPPASAIPAVIFAKNSDRPRDEVQEVVFVPAGTHTPGSRLQCTYIEVEQVSKTHAVILSRPSWLWGAEMGANEHGVCIGNEAVWTKEPVGEGEALLGMDLLRLALERGSTAQEALRVITGLLERYGQGGSCREDPMPFCYHNTFLLADRTEAWVLETAGRLWAAQRIQGGARNISNQLSIGTDISAEHPELRSHAQAQGWWSGQGAFDFAQVFSLTQQPVRMEAAKAHFRAGRELLQKWQGSITAEVMMDILRNKESGICMDSGGFRTTASMVSILPQDPTQPCVHFLTATSDPSRSVFKPFIFGMGASQAPQVLYPTFGAQDPVRTLPRFQTQVDRRHMLCRGHQVALGLMESEQQEQGQQLRQKQQDLEQEGLEAARRLLAGEQTPAHQELGGLFQAFVERETQAYT
- the LOC124984501 gene encoding secernin-2-like isoform X1, translated to MYWMASSMTDTPRSCDCLVSMPPASAIPAVIFAKNSDRPRDEVQEVVFVPAGTHTPGSRLQCTYIEVEQVSKTHAVILSRPSWLWGAEMGANEHGVCIGNEAVWTKEPVGEGEALLGMDLLRLALERGSTAQEALRVITGLLERYGQGGSCREDPMPFCYHNTFLLADRTEAWVLETAGRLWAAQRIQGGARNISNQLSIGTDISAEHPELRSHAQAQGWWSGQGAFDFAQVFSLTQQPVRMEAAKAHFRAGRELLQKWQGSITAEVMMDILRNKESGICMDSGGFRTTASMVSILPQDPTQPCVHFLTATSDPSRSVFKPFIFGMGASQAPQVLYPTFGAQDPVRTLPRFQTQVDRRHMLCRGHQVALGLMESEQQEQGQQLRQKQQDLEQEGLEAARRLLAGEQTPAHQELGGLFQAFVERETQAYT